The DNA window TGATCCCAAAAGACTGGCGAAAAGCGAAAGATTCCAAAGCAATTATCGGCATGGTCATCGCTTTCGGTGACGTGAGTGCCGGCGGATATTATGGTCTTGACACTGGTGACGGAAAACGGAAGTTTCAAGGGACCTTGGGGATTATCCGGGACATCACCGATCGCAAGCGGCTTGAGGACGCGCTGAAGAAGAGCAGAGAATATTTCCTCACCCTCACTGAAAATTCTTCGGACATTATCATTATTTTGGATAGAAAAGGGACGATGACTTACGCGAGTCCCTCGATCGAGCGTTTTAGCGGATATAAAAAAGAAGAATTGATCGGCAAAAGCGGTTTTGGTTTCATTGTAGCCGGTGATCTTCCGAGAGCTATTTATGATTTTGGCAAGGCAATACTAACAAAAGATGTTATCATCCCCAATGTTTTTCGCATTCGACACAAAGACGGGTCAGAACGCATTTTCGAGGGGCTGGGTAAGAATCTTTTGGATAATCCGGTAATCGCGGGTTTTGTTATGAATGTCCGGGACATCACCGATCGCAAAAAAGCGGAGGAAGCATTAAAAGAAAGCAGAGAAAAGTATCGCTGTTTGGTCGATGGTATGCATGATGGTCTGATGCAGGTTGACAATGACGATCGCATCCTTTTTGTGAATGAGCAGATTTGTAAGATACTCGGTTATACTATGAAGGAACTCCTGGGTCAAATAGGCTATAAAATATTTTTCAGCGAATCTGATCAGAAACTTATAAGAAAATACAACGAGAGACGGCTTAAGCAATTATCCGATAAATACGAAATAAGGATGAAGAAAAGATCAGGAGAGTTCATCTGGGTGCAAATACGTGGTTCGCCGGTGATCGGACCTAATGGTACTGTCTTAGGTTCGATCGGTGCAATCGCTGACATTGACCAGCGCAAACATGCCGAAGAAGCCTTACGCAAATCCGAAGAGAAATACCGCGACCTGGTTGAGAACATAAACGATATTGTCTTTGCTACTGATCTAAATGGTATTGTTACTTACATAAGTCCGGTCATCGAATCACTCGGTGGCTACAAACCCGCTGAAGTAATTGGAAAACCTTTTACTGATTTTATTTATCCGGAGCATCTGTTATCTGTTAAAAGACGATTTCAAGACCTGATCGACGGGAAACAGGAGCCGGCTGAATACAAAATTTTAACCAAGTCAGGAGATGCCCGCTGGGTCCGAAGTTTCAGCAAACCAGTCTATAAAGAGCATCGTTTTATGGGCATTCAAGGTGTCATCACCGATATTGACCAGCGCAAACAAATGGATGAAAAACTGCAGTATCAGGCTGATATGCTTGCGAATGTCTCCGACGCCATTATCTCTACGGACCTTGACTTTAAAATTCGTACCTGGAACAAAGCGGCCGAGAGAATTTACGGTTGGCAGGCATGGGAAGTGATTGGTAAACCAGTAGGTAGAATCACCCGGCTCGTTTACCCGAATGATCAGCAGAATAAGGTCGTAGCGAAGTTCTTTAGACAAGGATATTGGCAGGGAGAAGTCATTCAGACAAGAAAAGACGGCACAAAACTCAATGTGCTGACGGCCGTTGCTTTGATGAGAGACAGCAGCGGAAACCCGGTTGCGGCAATTGCCGTAAACCGTAATGTAACCGAAAGAAAAAAGACTGAGAATGAATTGGTGAATGCATTGAATGAATTGAGTAAGCAGCGGACTGAATTAAATATCCTCACAAAAAAAATTATCAATGCCCAGGAAGAGGAGCGGCGTTATTTAACATCGGTAATCCATGACGAATTCCTTCAGGGGATTGTTTCGATATTATATTTTCTGCAAACGTTCGATGTATCATCACTGGGCAAAGAGGTTGGGGATCAGAAAGAAGGGCTTATGAAAGCGGTCAAGGATTCGATTGAAAAGGGCCGTGCCTTGATCACCGAGACCGAGCCAATTCGCGAATTAAGCAGCGGATTGA is part of the bacterium genome and encodes:
- a CDS encoding PAS domain S-box protein, producing the protein MKNKNGRHSIPNRVTHDHAEKYVAILRELPDIVYKIDPKGYFTFINKSVSVLGYNPDEIIGKHFSKIIHPEDVKLFSRNYVLPKYKGKSTGAANAPKLFDERRTGERRTKNLEIRLIPKDWRKAKDSKAIIGMVIAFGDVSAGGYYGLDTGDGKRKFQGTLGIIRDITDRKRLEDALKKSREYFLTLTENSSDIIIILDRKGTMTYASPSIERFSGYKKEELIGKSGFGFIVAGDLPRAIYDFGKAILTKDVIIPNVFRIRHKDGSERIFEGLGKNLLDNPVIAGFVMNVRDITDRKKAEEALKESREKYRCLVDGMHDGLMQVDNDDRILFVNEQICKILGYTMKELLGQIGYKIFFSESDQKLIRKYNERRLKQLSDKYEIRMKKRSGEFIWVQIRGSPVIGPNGTVLGSIGAIADIDQRKHAEEALRKSEEKYRDLVENINDIVFATDLNGIVTYISPVIESLGGYKPAEVIGKPFTDFIYPEHLLSVKRRFQDLIDGKQEPAEYKILTKSGDARWVRSFSKPVYKEHRFMGIQGVITDIDQRKQMDEKLQYQADMLANVSDAIISTDLDFKIRTWNKAAERIYGWQAWEVIGKPVGRITRLVYPNDQQNKVVAKFFRQGYWQGEVIQTRKDGTKLNVLTAVALMRDSSGNPVAAIAVNRNVTERKKTENELVNALNELSKQRTELNILTKKIINAQEEERRYLTSVIHDEFLQGIVSILYFLQTFDVSSLGKEVGDQKEGLMKAVKDSIEKGRALITETEPIRELSSGLIEAVKKTIALRFSNTAVRVRFIHPKKMPRLERDIATSVFRIVQEALFNIQRHAKATSVLVRISVNNRNFDVEVRDNGVGFIPELVAGKKTGHYGLLSMQERTHLLGGDLVIISKPGKGTMVKFKFSSS